A portion of the Clostridium gelidum genome contains these proteins:
- a CDS encoding M15 family metallopeptidase — protein sequence MRRVFKKILIFVIVICTLWYAAELKGINLNKIGLALNEKYKLLNLNNTSRKKELVLVNIEHGLSKDYKPEGLTTPNISFATGVNQEEKYVAGIIAKPIEELVHAAKQDGIILLGNSGYRSYKSQNDVYTSRIKSEGKKLADAYVAKPGFSEHQTGLCIDLTNKSSNFVKGTKEADWLAENCYKFGFIIRYPYGKQDITSIEYEPWHIRYVGKEAAKYIYDNKITLEEYLAQSKK from the coding sequence ATGAGACGTGTATTCAAAAAGATTTTGATATTTGTTATAGTAATTTGTACATTATGGTATGCTGCAGAATTAAAGGGCATAAACCTTAATAAAATTGGACTTGCTTTAAATGAAAAATATAAGTTATTAAATCTAAATAACACGAGTAGAAAGAAAGAGCTGGTGCTAGTAAATATAGAGCATGGTTTAAGTAAAGATTACAAGCCCGAAGGATTAACTACGCCAAATATATCATTTGCCACTGGAGTCAACCAAGAAGAAAAATATGTAGCAGGAATTATTGCAAAGCCTATAGAAGAATTAGTACATGCAGCTAAACAGGACGGAATTATATTACTTGGTAATTCAGGTTACAGATCATATAAATCACAAAACGATGTTTATACTAGCAGAATAAAATCAGAGGGAAAGAAGCTTGCAGATGCATATGTAGCTAAACCTGGATTTAGTGAACATCAAACAGGGTTATGCATTGATCTTACCAATAAAAGCAGCAATTTTGTAAAAGGAACAAAAGAAGCAGACTGGCTTGCAGAAAATTGCTATAAGTTTGGTTTTATTATAAGATATCCTTATGGAAAGCAAGATATAACAAGTATTGAATATGAACCTTGGCATATTAGATATGTTGGGAAAGAAGCTGCTAAGTATATTTATGATAACAAAATCACATTAGAGGAATACTTGGCACAATCAAAAAAATAA
- a CDS encoding response regulator transcription factor: MNNNILVVDDEKEIRDLLEINLKNEGYSVFKASCGMEALDILHKEEIHLIVLDIMMPDIDGLEVCRKVRENYNIPILMLSAKAEDMDKIQGIMTGADDYVCKPFNQLELTVRIRALLRRTYFLNIKMQTSENQIRIESMVIDKSKHMVTVEDNQVDLTAREFEILYLLATNRGRVFSAEEIFERVWKEKYFQANNTVMVHMSRLRDKIEQYMEGNKIIHTLWGVGYKIEK, encoded by the coding sequence ATGAATAATAATATTCTTGTAGTAGATGATGAAAAAGAAATAAGAGATTTGTTAGAAATAAATTTAAAAAATGAAGGATACAGTGTCTTTAAGGCAAGTTGTGGCATGGAAGCTTTAGATATATTGCATAAGGAAGAAATTCATTTAATAGTTTTGGATATAATGATGCCAGATATTGATGGGCTAGAGGTTTGCAGAAAAGTAAGAGAAAATTATAACATACCAATTCTGATGTTAAGTGCAAAAGCAGAAGATATGGATAAGATTCAAGGGATTATGACTGGTGCAGATGACTATGTATGCAAGCCTTTTAATCAATTAGAACTTACAGTTAGAATAAGAGCATTACTTAGAAGAACATATTTTTTAAATATTAAAATGCAAACTTCAGAAAATCAAATAAGAATTGAGTCTATGGTTATAGATAAAAGTAAGCATATGGTAACAGTGGAGGATAATCAAGTAGATTTAACCGCAAGAGAATTTGAGATATTATACTTATTGGCTACAAATAGAGGAAGAGTTTTTAGTGCAGAAGAAATTTTTGAAAGAGTATGGAAAGAGAAGTATTTTCAAGCCAATAATACTGTCATGGTTCATATGAGTAGACTTAGGGATAAAATAGAACAATATATGGAAGGAAATAAGATAATTCATACTTTATGGGGGGTTGGCTATAAGATTGAAAAATAA
- a CDS encoding sensor histidine kinase: protein MKNKRFYKYWLSSLADVLGVALLTYVILDIGSNILIYLYLNTKIQLVNYIFKFWRIINDNIFGKHTYIIIGIALFAGIYLLITYRKSKSLAAIIDETEIMASGDLDRLIEVKSKGDIKNLVENINNISKQLKEITVEERKAQKTKSDLITNVSHDLRTPLTSIIGYLEIIDNDKYEDEVRLRYYASIAFEKAKGLNVLINDLFELTKMQNNTINLYKADIDLVELLGQVVAGFEYQFKHADMQYRINFSEEKLIVNADAGKLVRAFENLLSNAIKYGKDGFYVDVTTKFEENMAVVQVINYGQSIPSIDLPQIFDRFYRVEKSRSSDIGGSGLGLAITKNIIELHQGIISAYSDNDRTIFEVRLPVK from the coding sequence TTGAAAAATAAAAGATTCTATAAATACTGGTTATCATCCTTAGCAGATGTATTAGGTGTAGCATTATTAACTTATGTAATTTTGGATATAGGTAGTAATATATTAATTTATTTATATTTAAACACCAAAATTCAGCTTGTTAATTATATTTTTAAGTTTTGGAGAATTATTAACGATAATATTTTTGGAAAGCATACTTATATAATCATTGGAATAGCATTATTTGCGGGGATATACCTGCTTATAACATATAGAAAATCTAAAAGCCTTGCAGCTATTATAGATGAAACTGAAATAATGGCGAGTGGCGACTTGGATAGACTAATAGAAGTTAAATCAAAAGGTGATATTAAAAATTTAGTGGAAAATATAAATAACATCTCAAAGCAGCTTAAAGAGATAACAGTAGAGGAAAGAAAAGCTCAAAAAACTAAAAGTGATTTGATAACAAATGTTTCTCATGATTTAAGAACTCCACTAACTTCTATAATAGGTTATTTAGAAATTATAGATAATGATAAGTATGAAGATGAAGTAAGGCTTAGATATTATGCGAGTATAGCCTTTGAAAAAGCAAAAGGATTAAATGTACTTATTAACGATTTATTTGAACTTACTAAAATGCAAAATAATACTATTAATTTATATAAAGCTGATATTGATTTAGTAGAATTACTAGGTCAAGTAGTTGCAGGTTTTGAATATCAATTTAAGCATGCAGATATGCAATATAGAATTAATTTTTCAGAGGAGAAGTTAATAGTAAATGCAGATGCAGGAAAGTTAGTTCGCGCATTTGAAAATTTACTATCTAATGCAATTAAGTATGGAAAAGATGGTTTTTACGTTGATGTAACAACAAAGTTTGAAGAAAATATGGCAGTAGTTCAAGTTATAAATTATGGGCAGTCAATCCCATCAATAGATTTACCACAAATTTTTGACAGATTCTATAGGGTAGAAAAATCAAGAAGTAGCGATATAGGTGGGTCTGGACTGGGGCTAGCTATTACAAAGAATATTATAGAGCTACACCAGGGAATAATATCAGCCTATAGTGACAATGATAGAACTATATTTGAGGTTAGACTGCCAGTTAAATAA
- a CDS encoding VanZ family protein, with protein MKDNNKTKKLTNVLFMIYLIALFWIIIFKFNVRLPSLRNMRNINLIPFSEPLMLNGKIAFGEMIMNVVIFVPLGIYAGILFKRWSTLKKLFLFFLISLICEVLQYILNIGASDITDIINNTLGGLIGLIIYKGIGKAFKNSVKSQKFINIIALTGTILMISILFLLKINKLWIFRMES; from the coding sequence ATGAAAGATAATAATAAAACAAAGAAGTTAACTAATGTATTATTTATGATTTATTTGATTGCATTATTTTGGATTATAATATTTAAATTCAATGTACGATTACCTTCTTTGAGAAATATGAGAAATATAAACTTAATTCCGTTTAGTGAACCTTTAATGTTAAATGGTAAAATTGCTTTTGGTGAAATGATTATGAATGTAGTAATTTTTGTACCGCTTGGTATATATGCAGGGATTTTATTTAAAAGATGGAGTACTTTAAAAAAACTTTTCTTATTTTTCTTAATTAGTTTAATATGTGAAGTATTACAATATATTTTGAATATTGGGGCTTCTGATATTACGGATATAATTAATAATACTTTAGGTGGATTAATTGGATTAATTATATATAAAGGAATTGGAAAAGCATTTAAAAATAGTGTTAAGTCACAAAAATTTATAAACATAATTGCATTAACAGGAACTATCTTAATGATTTCAATTCTTTTTTTACTAAAAATCAACAAACTATGGATATTTAGAATGGAATCTTAA
- a CDS encoding uroporphyrinogen decarboxylase/cobalamine-independent methonine synthase family protein, translating to MIQDIAKGYKKVIQDLYAAGCTNIQFDDCTWGVCVDPNACFIIGTDEEGLQQIIEKLIRINNLATLDKPDDLIINTHICRGNFHSTWACQGSYDRVAKDLFASKNVNAFYLEFDDERSGDFKPLQYVSKDKKVVLGLITTKSSVLEDKDYIIECIHEAQEYINLICNSSRLNAPKDIKYKL from the coding sequence TTGATTCAAGATATTGCGAAAGGCTACAAAAAAGTAATACAAGATTTATATGCAGCAGGTTGTACAAATATCCAATTTGACGATTGTACATGGGGAGTGTGTGTTGATCCAAATGCTTGTTTTATCATTGGAACTGATGAAGAAGGTTTACAGCAAATTATTGAAAAACTAATCCGAATTAATAATCTTGCCACTTTAGACAAGCCCGATGATCTAATAATTAATACACATATCTGCCGTGGGAATTTTCATTCTACATGGGCTTGCCAAGGAAGTTATGACCGTGTAGCAAAAGACCTTTTTGCTAGTAAAAATGTAAATGCATTTTATTTAGAATTTGATGATGAACGTTCTGGAGATTTTAAACCACTTCAATATGTAAGTAAAGATAAGAAAGTTGTATTAGGTCTAATCACAACAAAATCTTCTGTACTAGAGGATAAAGATTATATAATTGAATGTATCCATGAAGCTCAAGAATACATTAACTTAATATGTAACTCAAGTAGACTGAACGCTCCAAAAGATATAAAATATAAATTGTAA